Part of the Paenibacillus sp. FSL R7-0273 genome is shown below.
CTGACGGGAGGATGCTATGAAACAGCCGTTTATCGCTGCCCTGGAGAACCGTTCACTTGCTGAGCTGCGCCGGATTCCCAAAAGCGATCTCCACAATCACGCCGGAAGAGGCGGGAATTTAAAGTACATAGAAGCCTGGGCTAACATCACCATTCAGCCACATTCGGGAACTTTTGCCTCACTCGGTGAAATGCAGGAATGGTTCGTGCGCAGCGTGAAGAGCCATTGCCCCGGAATGGAGGGATACCTGAAACGAATCGAAGCAGCCTTCGTCCAGGCCGCAGATGACGGAATTGAGCTGCTTGCACTCAGCTTCGGTATAGATGAGATCGGCTCGCTCGGCGGCATAGAGTCCTTTATCCGCATTATGGACAGCCTGCGTCAGCGTTATGCCCCAGAGACTGCGTTCCTGCCTGAGCTTGCCTTGGACAGAGCCGGCAATACGGATGCCATTCACGGGCATCTGGATGAAATTTTCTCCCGTCAATGGTTCCGCTCCATTGATATTTGCGGCCCCGAACTGGCGCAGGCAATCCGGAATTTCCGCTCCATCTACCGCAAAGCCAAATCGGCGGGACTGATGCTCAAAGCGCATACCGGCGAATTCGGCACTGCCGATGATGTGCTGGAAGCAGTCGTGGAGCTGGAGCTCCAGGAGGTGCATCACGGCATCGCCGCCGCAGCCTCACCGCAGATAATGCAGTGCCTGGCTGATCAGCGCATTCGGCTGAACGTATGCCCAACCAGCAATGTAATGCTCGGACGGACCAAAGATTATGCCAGCCATCCAGTCAGAAAGCTGTATGATGCCGGTGTTTCGGTGACCATCAATACTGACGATCTGCTGATTTTTAACCAGAGTGTGTCTGAGGAATATCTTAACTTGTATCTATGCGGCTTAATGTCGGCGGTGGAGCTGAACGAAATCCGTGAATGCGGGCTCCGTTCAGGCTGATCCGCCCGTCTTCACAAAATCATTCTCCCGCGGAAAGGTCAGCGTAAAGACTGTACCCTTTTCAGGCTCCGACTCCACGCTAAGGCTGATCAGCAGCGGCTCTGCCACCTGCCTGGTCAGGTATAGGCCCATGCCGGTGGCCGCGCCCTCCTGACGGCCGAGCACTGAGGTAAATCCTTTATCAAAAATACGCGGCAGGTCCTTTGGAGTAATTCCCTTGCCTTCATCCTTAATGATCAGCACCACATGCCCGTCCTGTCCGCGGCTCTGCACTACAATATCCGAAGCTTCACTGTACTTCACGGCGTTGGTCAGCAGCTGCCGGAGCATGAAGCCCAGCCACTTGCCGTCCGTCAGCACCGTTTCAGCCTCAAGCTCAACATCGAACCCGATGCCCTTGGGGATACACCACGTTCTAAGCCCCCGGATTTCTTTGTTCAGAATGGGCTCAAGCGCTGTATGCTCAATGAAAAGATCGTTACGCATGAACGGAATCCGCTTCTGGTGCAGCTGCTGGTCGAGCAGATGGTGAATCCGCAGCCATTCGTACATCATCTGGGTCTGCAGCGTTTCATCCGGAATGCGTTCGATCATCAGCTGCATCGCTGTGAGCGGTGTCTTCACCTCATGAATCCAGGCCAGCAGATCGTCCTTTTCCTCCTCCAGCAGCCGGAAGTTCACCGCAGATTCCCGCCGGTAGCGTTCCGTCTGGAGGGTTACCGCATCCTGCACAATTTGCTCAAACGGACTGTCCGCCTCCCGGAACGCCTCCAGATCATACACCTGATCCCAGGCCTCCAGCGTCCTGTAGAACCGGGTTTCCTTCTGATACCGGAAGAACACAAACAGCGTGCAGAGCAGCACATTCAGCAGCACGATATAGAGCAACGGCAGGAAAGGGATCGACGCATCTACAAAAGCCACGAATAGGATCAGCAGCTGCATTCCGGCCAGCAGGCAGAGCCAGCTTCTTTTTTCAGCTATGTATTTGGTAATCATAATGCCGCCTCTTCAGTTGCCATGTAGCCCTGTCCGACCCTGGTTTCAATGTAAGCGTCGAGCCCGAGCGGCTCCAGCTTTTTGCGCAGCCGGTTCACATTCACGGTCAAGGTATTGTCACTCACAAAATGCTCATTGTCCCACAGATTCTTAATTAGCTCCTCACGGTCTACAATCCGGTCCTTGTGCTCAACCAGAATTTTGAGGATGAACATTTCGTTTTTGGTCAGCAGGGCTGCACCCTGGCTGTTGGTTACGGTATTTTTCACATATTCAATCGTCGCACCGCGCCATGTTCTCAGCTCTGTCCGTTCGGTGCTGTAGTT
Proteins encoded:
- a CDS encoding sensor histidine kinase, which encodes MITKYIAEKRSWLCLLAGMQLLILFVAFVDASIPFLPLLYIVLLNVLLCTLFVFFRYQKETRFYRTLEAWDQVYDLEAFREADSPFEQIVQDAVTLQTERYRRESAVNFRLLEEEKDDLLAWIHEVKTPLTAMQLMIERIPDETLQTQMMYEWLRIHHLLDQQLHQKRIPFMRNDLFIEHTALEPILNKEIRGLRTWCIPKGIGFDVELEAETVLTDGKWLGFMLRQLLTNAVKYSEASDIVVQSRGQDGHVVLIIKDEGKGITPKDLPRIFDKGFTSVLGRQEGAATGMGLYLTRQVAEPLLISLSVESEPEKGTVFTLTFPRENDFVKTGGSA